One genomic region from Daphnia magna isolate NIES linkage group LG10, ASM2063170v1.1, whole genome shotgun sequence encodes:
- the LOC116932445 gene encoding serine/threonine-protein kinase mig-15 isoform X5 has translation MAHGSPNVNCSLDEIDLNALKDPAGIFELIEVVGNGTYGQVYKGRHTKTGQLAAIKVMDVTEDEEEEIKLEINVLKKFSHHRNIATYFGAFIKKSPPGKDDQLWLVMEYCGAGSVTDLVKSTKGQSLKEEWIAYICREILRGLAHLHANKVIHRDIKGQNVLLTDNAEVKLVDFGVSAQLDRTIGRRNTFIGTPYWMAPEVIACEHNSEATYDNRSDLWSLGITALEMAESQPPLCDMHPMRALFLIPRNPPPRLKSKKWAKKFQNFIETVLVKDYHQRPYTEHLLKHPFIRDQPTERQVRIQLKDHIDRCKKHKQQKEREDYRYSGSENEEEEHPVAGEPSSIINQVQGGDTLRRNFQQIQEGKTLTSPSPKDPREARERERERERVERERERERERERDRERERDREREREREIRDRENRNRGGGKESKREKEEFIDPSPPARPPLPQRLIVVPDPPPPSRPLPLPPKEERKQATPPVSSQQQHHHRQGHHGQQPPQQPPRNSQLFKQAQARKPEELDVLAAHLNELGLSGSPAAAAGPSSAGAPSHSAYPVAPSRSNGNKAALPEPASQFAAAAAAREAAREASREAAREAARGVAREAATAREAAVAAAAAAAAAAAAAAQHSDSDNEEEPAVRGTRNDGTLLASDPPKPLPSEPSVAAIKEGTAMGAGAPNRPLPPTPDEDANERTLIMKRMLKDWDFAQFFPNWNAAPVATGTRSSEEPAEEKSSSSSGSSSGRGVTSSTSAATPPRMHRRNESDSALSNVAKNVDPLFSSRMPWVGGRHRSIREPTLSSDESVSLTEFSRKASQLELRSKPGGTLTGEFAPPRREKTDILDLRRLELKRELEERRRANGETGRHSQSEVNGSAVINLPTSRPSRPPLLKSTSEPCAPLALFRDHQQNRDERHSEAHRMDASSSSGVQHHMGTPGSRSSTVLPDLLSQASTPSGHRLDKSSSEEQKQRSFLTFGFGASGGNSAGGSSTGTERSSLAVGIGGGPPRRESNINVNVTPTSHDAVPDTPEIRKYKKRFNSEVLCASLWGVNLLIGTENGLMLLDRSGQGKVYQLISRRRFQQMEVLEGQNILVTVSGKKNRVRVYYLSWLKSKILRTEGVGDQNIEKRNGWINVGDLQGSVHFKIVKYEKIKFLVIALRDSIEIYAWAPRPYHKFMAFKSFGDLAHRPLLVDLTIEEGTRLKVIYGSAEGFHAIDLDQSSVYDIYIPKHIQNAITPHTIVTLPNSNGMQMLLCYDNEGVYVNTSGKMLKNVVLQWGEMPTSVAFIGIGEIMGWGNKAIEIRNVETGHLDGVFMHKKAQRLKFLCERNDKVFFSSAKGGSTWQIYFMVLNKPGMANW, from the exons ATGGCTCACGGTTCCCCTAATGTCAACTGTTCACTGGATGAAATAGACCTTAATGCCCTCAAG GATCCGGCTGGCATTTTTGAGCTCATCGAGGTTGTTGGAAATGGAACCTATGGCCAAGTGTACAAG GGGCGCCACACCAAGACGGGTCAACTGGCCGCCATCAAAGTCATGGACGTTACAGAG gacgaagaagaggaaatcaAATTGGAGATCAACGTcctgaaaaaattttcacaCCACCGCAACATTGCCACCTATTTCGGTGCTTTTATTAAGAAGAGTCCACCAGGCAAAGACGATCAGCTCTGg CTGGTGATGGAATACTGCGGTGCCGGATCAGTAACGGACCTGGTCAAAT CTACCAAGGGACAGAGCCTCAAGGAAGAATGGATCGCTTACATCTGCCGAGAGATCCTGCGCGGGCTGGCTCACTTGCACGCCAACAAGGTCATCCATCGTGACATTAAGGGTCAGAATGTCCTATTAACAGACAATGCCGAAGTGAAATTAG TGGATTTTGGTGTAAGTGCCCAGCTGGATCGGACGATTGGCCGCCGCAACACGTTCATTGGGACGCCGTACTGGATGGCGCCCGAAGTGATTGCCTGCGAGCACAACTCTGAGGCGACTTACGACAATCGAAGTGATTTGTGGAGCCTGGGCATCACGGCCCTCGAGATGGCCGAAAGTCAGCCGCCGTTGTGCGACATGCACCCGATGCGCGCCCTCTTTCTGATCCCGCGCAATCCGCCGCCTCGCCTCAAGTCGAAGAAATGGGCCAAAAAGTTCCAGAATTTCATTGAGACAGTGTTGGTCAAGGATTATCACCAGCGCCCTTACACAGAGCATCTGCTCAAGCATCCATTCATTCGCGACCAGCCGACCGAACGGCAAGTTCGCATCCAGCTCAAGGACCACATTGACAGGTGCAAGAAACACAAGCAgcaaaaag AACGAGAAGATTATCGATATAGTGGTTCAGAGAATGAGGAAGAGGAACACCCAGTGGCGGGCGAGCCGTCTTCCATCATTAACCAAGTTCAGGGTGGTGATACTCTACGCCGCAATTTCCAGCAGATTCAG GAAGGTAAAACGCTGACGAGCCCGAGCCCCAAGGATCCGCGAGAAGCTCGCGAGCGTGAAAGAGAGCGTGAACGCGTGGAAAGGGAACGAGAACGCGAGAGAGAACGTGAGCGTGATcgtgaaagagagagagaccgcGAGcgtgaaagagagagagagattcGCGATCGCGAGAACCGCAACAGGGGAGGGGGCAAAGAGAGCAAACGcgagaaagaagaatttaTCGATCCCAGTCCACCGGCTAGGCCTCCACTCCCGCAGAGACTCATCG TCGTTCCAGATCCACCGCCACCTTCTCGGCCACTTCCTCTACCTCCAAAAGAAGAACGGAAACAGGCCACTCCTCCCGTTTCTTCGCAGCAACAACACCATCACCGTCAGGGTCATCACGGACAACAACCTCCTCAACAGCCGCCGAGGAATTCGCAGCTTTTCAAGCAAGCCCAGGCTCGCAAACCAGAA GAGTTGGACGTGCTGGCTGCCCATTTGAATGAACTCGGACTGAGCGGCTCGCCGGCTGCTGCCGCTGGTCCGTCTTCTGCCGGTGCCCCGTCTCATTCAGCTTATCCAGTTGCGCCTAGCCGTTCAAACGGCAATAAAGCGGCTCTGCCTGAGCCGGCGTCGCAGTTCGCGGCTGCAGCCGCAGCTCGTGAAGCTGCACGTGAAGCGTCTCGTGAAGCGGCACGCGAGGCAGCGCGGGGAGTTGCCCGTGAGGCTGCTACTGCTCGGGAAGCTGCGGTTGCTGCAGCGGCGgcagccgccgccgccgcagcTGCTGCTGCCCAGCACAGCGATTCAGATAACGAAGAAGAACCGGCTGTGCGTGGAACACGGAATGATGGGACCCTTCTTGCCAGCGATCCACCGAAACCTCT GCCCAGCGAGCCAAGCGTCGCTGCAATTAAAGAAG GAACGGCAATGGGAGCTGGCGCTCCGAATCGGCCGCTACCACCAACACCGGATGAGGATGCCAACGAACGGACGCTGATCATGAAGCGG ATGCTGAAGGACTGGGACTTTGCCCAGTTTTTTCCCAACTGGAACGCGGCGCCGGTAGCGACAGGGACGCGCAGCAGCGAAGAACCGGCGGAAGAAAAGAGTAGCAGCTCGAGCGGAAGCAGTTCCGGCCGTGGGGTAACGTCCTCTACGTCGGCGGCAACTCCCCCGCGCATGCACCGACGCAACGAATCGGATTCAGCTCTTTCCAACGTCGCCAAAAATGTCGATCCGTTGTTCAGTTCGCGGATGCCGTGGGTCGGTGGCCGTCACCGGAGTATTAGAGAACCGACGCTATCCAGCGACGAGTCTGTCAGTTTGACGGAGTTTAGTCGCAAAGCTTCGCAGCTGGAATTACGGAGCAAACCGGGCGGCACTCTGACGGGCGAATTTGCCCCGCCTCGTCGGGAGAAGACGGACATTCTCGATCTTCGCCGGCTTGAGCTCAAGAGGGAGCTGGAAGAGCGGAGACGAGCCAACGGAGAGACAGGCCGTCACAGCCAATCAGAAGTCAACGGATCAGCCGTGATCAACTTGCCCACATCTCGCCCGTCTCGACCTCCCCTATTGAAATCCACCTCCGAACCTTGCGCTCCCCTCGCTCTCTTCAGGGACCACCAACAG AACCGAGATGAACGGCATTCTGAAGCTCATCGAATGGACGCGTCATCGTCATCGGGAGTACAGCACCACATGGGTACGCCCGGATCTCGTTCCAGCACCGTTTTACCCGACCTGCTCTCTCAA GCATCCACACCCAGCGGCCATCGGCTAGACAAGTCTTCCAGCGAAGAG CAGAAGCAGCGTTCGTTTTTGACGTTCGGCTTCGGTGCCAGTGGTGGCAATAGCGCCGGCGGATCGTCTACCGGCACCGAAAGGTCTTCGCTGGCCGTGGGCATCGGTGGCGGTCCGCCGCGCCGAGAGTCCAACATTAACGTCAATGTGACACCGACGTCACACGATGCCGTGCCGGACACGCCTGAAATCCGCAAGTACAAGAAGCGATTCAATTCTGAAGTGCTCTGCGCTTCTTTATGGG GAGTCAATTTACTGATTGGAACGGAGAATGGCTTGATGTTGCTGGACCGTAGCGGTCAAGGCAAAGTCTACCAGTTGATATCACGCCGGCGTTTCCAGCAAATGGAAGTGCTCGAAGGTCAGAACATCCTGGTGACGGTATCTGGCAAGAAGAACCGCGTCCGCGTTTACTACCTCTCGTGGCTCAAGTCCAAGATTCTACGCACCGAGGGCGTTGGCGATCAGAACATTGAGAAACGCAATGGATGGATCAATGTTGGTGACCTCCAAGGCTCTGTCCACTTTAAGATCGTCAAATACGAAAAGATCAAATTCCTCGTCATAGCCCTGCGTGACAGTATCGAGATCTACGCTTGGGCGCCACGCCCTTATCACAAATTTATGGCTTTCAAA TCTTTTGGAGACTTAGCTCATCGTCCTCTCCTAGTCGATTTGACTATCGAAGAAGGAACCCGTCTCAAAGTCATTTATGGATCGGCCGAAGGATTTCATGCCATCGACTTGGATCAAAGCTCAGTCTACGATATCTACATCCCTAAACAC attcaaAACGCAATCACTCCACATACGATCGTGACGTTGCCCAACTCGAACGGCATGCAAATGCTTTTGTGCTATGACAATGAAGGTGTCTACGTCAACACATCAGGGAAG ATGCTCAAGAACGTGGTGCTGCAGTGGGGCGAGATGCCGACCAGCGTGGCCTTCATCGGTATCGGCGAGATTATGGGCTGGGGCAACAAGGCCATTGAAATTCGCAATGTGGAAACTGGACACTTGGACGGTGTATTCATGCACAAGAAAGCCCAGAGGCTAAAATTCCTCTGCGAACGTAACGACAAG GTGTTTTTCTCGTCAGCCAAAGGTGGTTCGACTTGGCAAATCTACTTTATGGTTCTCAACAAGCCCGGAATGGCAAATTGGTAA
- the LOC116932445 gene encoding serine/threonine-protein kinase mig-15 isoform X1, whose protein sequence is MAHGSPNVNCSLDEIDLNALKDPAGIFELIEVVGNGTYGQVYKGRHTKTGQLAAIKVMDVTEDEEEEIKLEINVLKKFSHHRNIATYFGAFIKKSPPGKDDQLWLVMEYCGAGSVTDLVKSTKGQSLKEEWIAYICREILRGLAHLHANKVIHRDIKGQNVLLTDNAEVKLVDFGVSAQLDRTIGRRNTFIGTPYWMAPEVIACEHNSEATYDNRSDLWSLGITALEMAESQPPLCDMHPMRALFLIPRNPPPRLKSKKWAKKFQNFIETVLVKDYHQRPYTEHLLKHPFIRDQPTERQVRIQLKDHIDRCKKHKQQKEREDYRYSGSENEEEEHPVAGEPSSIINQVQGGDTLRRNFQQIQEGKTLTSPSPKDPREARERERERERVERERERERERERDRERERDREREREREIRDRENRNRGGGKESKREKEEFIDPSPPARPPLPQRLIVVPDPPPPSRPLPLPPKEERKQATPPVSSQQQHHHRQGHHGQQPPQQPPRNSQLFKQAQARKPEELDVLAAHLNELGLSGSPAAAAGPSSAGAPSHSAYPVAPSRSNGNKAALPEPASQFAAAAAAREAAREASREAAREAARGVAREAATAREAAVAAAAAAAAAAAAAAQHSDSDNEEEPAVRGTRNDGTLLASDPPKPLPSEPSVAAIKEGTAMGAGAPNRPLPPTPDEDANERTLIMKRMLKDWDFAQFFPNWNAAPVATGTRSSEEPAEEKSSSSSGSSSGRGVTSSTSAATPPRMHRRNESDSALSNVAKNVDPLFSSRMPWVGGRHRSIREPTLSSDESVSLTEFSRKASQLELRSKPGGTLTGEFAPPRREKTDILDLRRLELKRELEERRRANGETGRHSQSEVNGSAVINLPTSRPSRPPLLKSTSEPCAPLALFRDHQQNRDERHSEAHRMDASSSSGVQHHMGTPGSRSSTVLPDLLSQASTPSGHRLDKSSSEEQYRQALNKSTPLHLQQKQRSFLTFGFGASGGNSAGGSSTGTERSSLAVGIGGGPPRRESNINVNVTPTSHDAVPDTPEIRKYKKRFNSEVLCASLWGVNLLIGTENGLMLLDRSGQGKVYQLISRRRFQQMEVLEGQNILVTVSGKKNRVRVYYLSWLKSKILRTEGVGDQNIEKRNGWINVGDLQGSVHFKIVKYEKIKFLVIALRDSIEIYAWAPRPYHKFMAFKSFGDLAHRPLLVDLTIEEGTRLKVIYGSAEGFHAIDLDQSSVYDIYIPKHIQNAITPHTIVTLPNSNGMQMLLCYDNEGVYVNTSGKMLKNVVLQWGEMPTSVAFIGIGEIMGWGNKAIEIRNVETGHLDGVFMHKKAQRLKFLCERNDKVFFSSAKGGSTWQIYFMVLNKPGMANW, encoded by the exons ATGGCTCACGGTTCCCCTAATGTCAACTGTTCACTGGATGAAATAGACCTTAATGCCCTCAAG GATCCGGCTGGCATTTTTGAGCTCATCGAGGTTGTTGGAAATGGAACCTATGGCCAAGTGTACAAG GGGCGCCACACCAAGACGGGTCAACTGGCCGCCATCAAAGTCATGGACGTTACAGAG gacgaagaagaggaaatcaAATTGGAGATCAACGTcctgaaaaaattttcacaCCACCGCAACATTGCCACCTATTTCGGTGCTTTTATTAAGAAGAGTCCACCAGGCAAAGACGATCAGCTCTGg CTGGTGATGGAATACTGCGGTGCCGGATCAGTAACGGACCTGGTCAAAT CTACCAAGGGACAGAGCCTCAAGGAAGAATGGATCGCTTACATCTGCCGAGAGATCCTGCGCGGGCTGGCTCACTTGCACGCCAACAAGGTCATCCATCGTGACATTAAGGGTCAGAATGTCCTATTAACAGACAATGCCGAAGTGAAATTAG TGGATTTTGGTGTAAGTGCCCAGCTGGATCGGACGATTGGCCGCCGCAACACGTTCATTGGGACGCCGTACTGGATGGCGCCCGAAGTGATTGCCTGCGAGCACAACTCTGAGGCGACTTACGACAATCGAAGTGATTTGTGGAGCCTGGGCATCACGGCCCTCGAGATGGCCGAAAGTCAGCCGCCGTTGTGCGACATGCACCCGATGCGCGCCCTCTTTCTGATCCCGCGCAATCCGCCGCCTCGCCTCAAGTCGAAGAAATGGGCCAAAAAGTTCCAGAATTTCATTGAGACAGTGTTGGTCAAGGATTATCACCAGCGCCCTTACACAGAGCATCTGCTCAAGCATCCATTCATTCGCGACCAGCCGACCGAACGGCAAGTTCGCATCCAGCTCAAGGACCACATTGACAGGTGCAAGAAACACAAGCAgcaaaaag AACGAGAAGATTATCGATATAGTGGTTCAGAGAATGAGGAAGAGGAACACCCAGTGGCGGGCGAGCCGTCTTCCATCATTAACCAAGTTCAGGGTGGTGATACTCTACGCCGCAATTTCCAGCAGATTCAG GAAGGTAAAACGCTGACGAGCCCGAGCCCCAAGGATCCGCGAGAAGCTCGCGAGCGTGAAAGAGAGCGTGAACGCGTGGAAAGGGAACGAGAACGCGAGAGAGAACGTGAGCGTGATcgtgaaagagagagagaccgcGAGcgtgaaagagagagagagattcGCGATCGCGAGAACCGCAACAGGGGAGGGGGCAAAGAGAGCAAACGcgagaaagaagaatttaTCGATCCCAGTCCACCGGCTAGGCCTCCACTCCCGCAGAGACTCATCG TCGTTCCAGATCCACCGCCACCTTCTCGGCCACTTCCTCTACCTCCAAAAGAAGAACGGAAACAGGCCACTCCTCCCGTTTCTTCGCAGCAACAACACCATCACCGTCAGGGTCATCACGGACAACAACCTCCTCAACAGCCGCCGAGGAATTCGCAGCTTTTCAAGCAAGCCCAGGCTCGCAAACCAGAA GAGTTGGACGTGCTGGCTGCCCATTTGAATGAACTCGGACTGAGCGGCTCGCCGGCTGCTGCCGCTGGTCCGTCTTCTGCCGGTGCCCCGTCTCATTCAGCTTATCCAGTTGCGCCTAGCCGTTCAAACGGCAATAAAGCGGCTCTGCCTGAGCCGGCGTCGCAGTTCGCGGCTGCAGCCGCAGCTCGTGAAGCTGCACGTGAAGCGTCTCGTGAAGCGGCACGCGAGGCAGCGCGGGGAGTTGCCCGTGAGGCTGCTACTGCTCGGGAAGCTGCGGTTGCTGCAGCGGCGgcagccgccgccgccgcagcTGCTGCTGCCCAGCACAGCGATTCAGATAACGAAGAAGAACCGGCTGTGCGTGGAACACGGAATGATGGGACCCTTCTTGCCAGCGATCCACCGAAACCTCT GCCCAGCGAGCCAAGCGTCGCTGCAATTAAAGAAG GAACGGCAATGGGAGCTGGCGCTCCGAATCGGCCGCTACCACCAACACCGGATGAGGATGCCAACGAACGGACGCTGATCATGAAGCGG ATGCTGAAGGACTGGGACTTTGCCCAGTTTTTTCCCAACTGGAACGCGGCGCCGGTAGCGACAGGGACGCGCAGCAGCGAAGAACCGGCGGAAGAAAAGAGTAGCAGCTCGAGCGGAAGCAGTTCCGGCCGTGGGGTAACGTCCTCTACGTCGGCGGCAACTCCCCCGCGCATGCACCGACGCAACGAATCGGATTCAGCTCTTTCCAACGTCGCCAAAAATGTCGATCCGTTGTTCAGTTCGCGGATGCCGTGGGTCGGTGGCCGTCACCGGAGTATTAGAGAACCGACGCTATCCAGCGACGAGTCTGTCAGTTTGACGGAGTTTAGTCGCAAAGCTTCGCAGCTGGAATTACGGAGCAAACCGGGCGGCACTCTGACGGGCGAATTTGCCCCGCCTCGTCGGGAGAAGACGGACATTCTCGATCTTCGCCGGCTTGAGCTCAAGAGGGAGCTGGAAGAGCGGAGACGAGCCAACGGAGAGACAGGCCGTCACAGCCAATCAGAAGTCAACGGATCAGCCGTGATCAACTTGCCCACATCTCGCCCGTCTCGACCTCCCCTATTGAAATCCACCTCCGAACCTTGCGCTCCCCTCGCTCTCTTCAGGGACCACCAACAG AACCGAGATGAACGGCATTCTGAAGCTCATCGAATGGACGCGTCATCGTCATCGGGAGTACAGCACCACATGGGTACGCCCGGATCTCGTTCCAGCACCGTTTTACCCGACCTGCTCTCTCAA GCATCCACACCCAGCGGCCATCGGCTAGACAAGTCTTCCAGCGAAGAG CAGTATCGTCAAGCGTTGAATAAATCCACCCCACTTCATCTCCAGCAGAAGCAGCGTTCGTTTTTGACGTTCGGCTTCGGTGCCAGTGGTGGCAATAGCGCCGGCGGATCGTCTACCGGCACCGAAAGGTCTTCGCTGGCCGTGGGCATCGGTGGCGGTCCGCCGCGCCGAGAGTCCAACATTAACGTCAATGTGACACCGACGTCACACGATGCCGTGCCGGACACGCCTGAAATCCGCAAGTACAAGAAGCGATTCAATTCTGAAGTGCTCTGCGCTTCTTTATGGG GAGTCAATTTACTGATTGGAACGGAGAATGGCTTGATGTTGCTGGACCGTAGCGGTCAAGGCAAAGTCTACCAGTTGATATCACGCCGGCGTTTCCAGCAAATGGAAGTGCTCGAAGGTCAGAACATCCTGGTGACGGTATCTGGCAAGAAGAACCGCGTCCGCGTTTACTACCTCTCGTGGCTCAAGTCCAAGATTCTACGCACCGAGGGCGTTGGCGATCAGAACATTGAGAAACGCAATGGATGGATCAATGTTGGTGACCTCCAAGGCTCTGTCCACTTTAAGATCGTCAAATACGAAAAGATCAAATTCCTCGTCATAGCCCTGCGTGACAGTATCGAGATCTACGCTTGGGCGCCACGCCCTTATCACAAATTTATGGCTTTCAAA TCTTTTGGAGACTTAGCTCATCGTCCTCTCCTAGTCGATTTGACTATCGAAGAAGGAACCCGTCTCAAAGTCATTTATGGATCGGCCGAAGGATTTCATGCCATCGACTTGGATCAAAGCTCAGTCTACGATATCTACATCCCTAAACAC attcaaAACGCAATCACTCCACATACGATCGTGACGTTGCCCAACTCGAACGGCATGCAAATGCTTTTGTGCTATGACAATGAAGGTGTCTACGTCAACACATCAGGGAAG ATGCTCAAGAACGTGGTGCTGCAGTGGGGCGAGATGCCGACCAGCGTGGCCTTCATCGGTATCGGCGAGATTATGGGCTGGGGCAACAAGGCCATTGAAATTCGCAATGTGGAAACTGGACACTTGGACGGTGTATTCATGCACAAGAAAGCCCAGAGGCTAAAATTCCTCTGCGAACGTAACGACAAG GTGTTTTTCTCGTCAGCCAAAGGTGGTTCGACTTGGCAAATCTACTTTATGGTTCTCAACAAGCCCGGAATGGCAAATTGGTAA